GCGCACCGCGCCCAGCGGATTCGCCTCGCCGTGCCGCACCGTCAGCACGAAGGAGTCACCGACGAAGACCATCACCTCACCGGTGGTCAGGCCCCCGTCGTCGCCCTCGTAGGAGACCGGCTTGAGGACCAGGAAGAGAGAGTCGGCGTAGATCTCCAGCTTCGGCCGCTGGTGGGCGCACAGCGCGTCCTCGACCGCCAGCGGGTGCAGCCCGAAGTCCTGGGTGATCTGCTCGAACTCCGCCTCCGTCGGCTCGTACAGACCGATCCACAAGAAGGCGTTCTCTTCCGAGCGCGCCTCGCCCAGCGCGGCGGAGAAGTCCCGTGGCCGCTCGGAGCGGCGCCCCTCGCGGTAGAGCGCACAATCGACGATCACTCCTCGTATTGTTCCGCGATCCGGGCGCCCCACAACCGGAGAGCGGCAACCGAGACGCCTCGCTTAGGGTTGCGGGCATGCCCACGCTCATCCTCGTACGGCACGGCAGGTCCACCGCGAACACCTCCGGGCTGCTGGCAGGCCGCACGCCCGGCGTCATGCTGGACGAGCAAGGCCAGCGGCAGGCCGGGGCGCTGCCCGAGCGGCTGGCCCAGCTGCCCCTCGTCGCCGCCGTCAGCAGCCCGCTGCACCGCTGCCAGGAGACCCTGGCACCGCTGACGGCGGCCCGCCCCGAAGTGCCGCTGCACACCGACGAGCGCATCACCGAGTGCGACTACGGAGAGTGGAGCGGGCGCAAGCTCGCCGAGCTGAACGGCGAGCCCCTGATGGAGACCGTGCAGCGCCACCCCTCGGCCGCCGTCTTCCCCGGCGGGGAGTCCATGCGCGCCATGCAGGCCAGGGCGGTGGAGGCCGTACGCGACTGGAACGCGCGCATCGAGGACCGGCACGGGGCCGACGCGGTGTACGCGATGTGCTCCCACGGCGACATCATCAAGTCGATCGTGGCCGACGCGCTCGGCATGCACCTGGACCTCTTCCAGCGCATATCGGTCGGCCCCTGTTCGGCGACGGTGATCACCTACACCCCGCTGCGGCCCTTCCTGCTGCGCCTCGGTGACACCGGCGAACTGGCCTCCCTGGCCCCGCCCGAGCGCGGCGACAGCGACGAGGGCGCCGACGCCGCTGCCGGTCCCGGCGACGGACGCGCGACCGTGGGCGGAAGCGCCTGAGCACGATGATCGGCACGCACAGTAGGGTGCGGGTGTCCGAAGCTTCACGTACCCGTCGACTTTTCGGAGCAGGACGTGTCCCGTCAGGTGTTCCTGTACGACCCGCCGGACCGGTTCATCGCCGGAACGGTCGGGCTGCCTGGCCGCCGCACCTTCTTCCTCCAGGCCAGCGCTGGTGGCCGTACTACGAGCGTGGCCCTGGAGAAGGCGCAGGTGGAGGCGCTCGCCGAGCGGATCGACGAGCTGCTCGACGAGGTGGTGCGCCGCTCGGGCGGCAGCGCCCCCGTCCCGGCTGTCGCCCCCTCCGAGGTCGATGACACCGACCCCCTGGAGTCCCCCGTCGAGGAGGAGTTCAGGGTCGGCACCATGGCGCTGGCCTGGGACGGTGAGGGCGAGCGCATGGTCGTCGAGGCCCAGGCCGTGGTGGAGCTGGAGCCCGACGCGGACGAGGACCTCGCGGACGCCGAGGAGCGCCTGCTCCAGGACGACGAGAACGGCCCTCCGATGCTGCGGGTCCGCATCAGCGGCAGCATGGCGCGGTCCTTCGCCAAGCGGGCCATGGAGGTCGTGAACGCGGGCCGTCCGCCGTGCCCGCTGTGCAGCCTGCCGCTCGATCCGGAGGGACACGTATGTCCGCGCCAGAACGGATACCGCCGCGGCGAATGAGCGGTACTTCTTTGGCTGCCGAGGCCACGCGCGTCCTGCTCGCAGAAGGCACCCTCACGGTCCTGGGACAGATCACGGAGGCGTCGAACGCCGTGCTGTACGGCACGGTCGAGCACGAGGGGCGCACGCTTCCCTGCGTCTACAAGCCGGTCGCCGGCGAGCGCCCGCTGTGGGACTTCCCCGACGGCAACCTCGCCCGGCGTGAAGTGGCCGCCTACGAGGTCTCCCGCGCCCTGGGCTGGCCCCTGATACCTGCCACGGTGCTGCGCGAGGGGCCGCACGGCGAGGGAATGTGCCAGGCGTGGGTCGGCGACCCACCGGATGCTCCGCAAGAACGGGACGCACCGGATGAAGGCGAAAAGGGAGCGCCCGGCGAGGAGCCGGAGCCGCTGCTCGCGCTGGTCGAGGGGGAGGAGCCGGGGGAGGGCTGGAAGGCGGTCGGCTTCGCCGACGTCGGCGGCGGCAGGACGGCGCTGCTCGTGCACGCCGACGACTCCCGGCTGCGGCGGCTCGCCGTCCTCGACGCGGTGATCAACAACGGCGACCGCAAGGGCGGACATCTGCTGCCGCTGCCGGACGGCCAGCTGTACGCCATCGACCACGGCGTCACCTTCCACGTCGATGACAAGCTGCGCACCCTGCTGTGGGGCTGGGCGGGCGAGGAGCTGACCGACGAGGCCGCCGAGGCCCTGCGCGAGCTGTCGGCGGCGCTCGCCCCCGGCCCTCCGCCAGGAGATGCCTCCCAGGCGGGCCCGCTGGCCCTGCGGCTCTCCGAACTGCTGACGGGCGCCGAGGTCGAGGCCGTGCGCAAGCGGGTGGAGGCCATGCTCAGCTCCGGGCGGCACCCACTGCCCAGCGGCGACTGGCCCGCCATCCCCTGGCCACCGGTCTGACGAGCCGGCGCGCTGCTGTCGGGAGACGTGCCCCTGTCGGGAGACGTGCCGTTGCCCGGCGGCGGGCCCCTGTCCGGTGGTGCGCCCCTGTCCGGCGGGCGGTCCCGATGGTCAAAGATGCAATAGGCACCGGTCCGGCCGTATACGGAACACCAGTCCGGGTTAGGCTCAGGATATGTATGCCTGGCCCGCTACCGAGGTCCCCGTCCTGCCTGGCCAGGGCCGCGACCTCGACATCCACGACACCGCGACCGGCGGACGGGTGACCCTCGCCCCTGGTCCTGTCGCCCGTATATACGTCTGCGGCATCACGCCCTATGACGCCACCCACCTAGGACACGCGGCGACCTACAACGCTTTCGACCTCGTTCAGCGCGTGTGGCTCGACACCAAGCGGCAGGTTCACTACATACAGAACGTCACCGACGTCGACGACCCGCTCCTGGAGCGGGCCGTCGCCACCGGGATGGACTGGACGGCGCTCGCCGAGCGCGAAACCGCGCTGTTCCGCGAGGACATGACGGCGCTTCGGATGCTGCCGCCGCAGCACTACGTCGGCGCCGTGGAGTCCATCCCGAAGATCGTCCCCCTGGTCGAGAGACTGCGCGACATGGGCGCGGCCTACGAACTCGAAGGCGATGTCTACTTCTCCGTCGAGGCCGACGCGCACTTCGGTGAGGTCTCCCGCTACGACGCCGAGACGATGCGGCTGCTGTCGGCCGAGCGCGGCGGCGACCCGGAGCGGCCCGGCAAGAAGAACCCGCTCGACCCCAAGCTCTGGACCGCGGCCCGCGAGGGCGAGCCGCACTGGGACGGCGCCTCGCTCGGCCCGGGCCGCCCCGGCTGGCACATCGAGTGTGTGGCCATCGCCCTCGAACACCTGGGCATGGGCTTCGACGTGCAGGGCGGCGGCTCCGACCTTGCCTTCCCGCACCACGAGATGGGCGCCTCGCACGCGCAGGCGCTGACCGGGGAGTTCCCCTTCGCGCGCACCTATGTGCACGCGGGGATGGTCGCCCTGGACGGCGAGAAGATGTCCAAGTCCAAGGGCAACCTCGTCTTCGTCTCCCAACTCCGGCGCGACGGCGTCGATCCGGCCGCCATCCGGCTGGCGCTGCTTGCCAACCACTACCGCGCCGACTGGGAGTACACGGAAGAGGTGCTGGACGAGGCCAAGGCGCGCCTCGGCCGCTGGCGCGCGGCGGTCTCGCGGCCGGACGGCCCGGCGGCCGAAGGCATGCTGGAGGAGGTCCGTGCGGCGCTCGCCGACGACCTCGACTCACCCTCGGCGCTGGCGGCCGTGGACCGCTGGGCCCAGGAACAGGCTTCGCGGGGCGGCACGGACGAAGGCGCTCCCGGGCTGGTGTCCCGCACGGCCGACGCGCTGCTGGGCGTCGCGCTGTGACGCCGGGCTGAGTCTTCCGCGCAGGAGGGGACCGGCGGTGCCCGAGGGGGCACCGCCGGTCGTGTATGTGCGGTGGCCTCTCGGGCACCGCCGGTCGTGTACGTGGCGGACGCCGCGCACGGCCGGGCGTGTACGGCCCGGCGCGTACGGCCGGTGACGCCGCGGAGGAAGGGCCGCGTTACGCCCCGTCGCTGGGGCTGGCGGGTCCGCCCGGTCCGCGGGATCCGGGGCCGTCGTCTTCGCGCTCCCCGGAGTCTTCGGAGGCTTCGGCGTCCGGGCCTTCGGCGTTGTCCTGGGCCTGGGAGCTTCCGGTGTCCTGGGAGCCTTCGGCTTCCTCGTCCGCCGAGCCCTCACCCGTGGAGCTCCCGTCCGCCGGGCTCCCGTCCGCCGGGCCACCGTCCTTGGGGGCGCTTTCGGTCTGTGCCTCCTCCGGCCCTCCGGATGACTGATCCGAGGAATCGGGCATCGGTGGTTCGCCCGTCGGCTTCGGCGGCGGGGCCTGCTGACTTGGGTCCTTCAGGAACGACGGGGTCCCCGCGGCAGGGCCGCCCTGCTCTGCCGAACCGTCTCTGCGGCGCAGATAGCGCTCGAACTCCTTGGCGATGGCCTCACCCGATGCTTCCGGCAGCTCGGCCGTGTCGCGGGCCTCTTCCAGGGACTGGACGTACTCGGCGACCTCGCTGTCCTCCGCCGCGAGCTGGTCGACGCCCAGCTGCCAGGCCCGCGCGTCCTCGGGCAGCTCGCCCATGGGGATCCGCACGCCCAGCAGGTCCTCCAGCCTGTTGAGGAGCGCGAGCGTCGCCTTGGGGTTCGGCGGCTGCGAGACGTAGTGCGGTACGGCCGCCCACAGACTCGCCGCCGGGACGCCCGCGTGGGTGCACGCTTCCTGGAGGATGCCGACGATGCCCGTGGGGCCCTCGTAGCTGGACTCCTCCAGGTTCATGGTCCGCGCCAGGTCGGGGTCGGAGGTCACGCCCGTGACCGGGACCGGGCGGGTGTGCGGGGTGTCGCCGAGCAGCGCGCCCATCACGACCACCAGCTCGACGCCCAGCTCGTGTGCGAAGCCCAGGATCTCGTTGCAGAACGACCGCCACCGCATGCTCGGTTCGATGCCGCGCACGAGGACGAGATCGCGCTGTCTGCCCTTGCCGTCGGCGTCATCCACCCGGACCACCGACAGCCGTGTCGTGGGCCAGGTGACCTTGCGGACGCCGCCGTCCAGCCATACCTGGGGCCGGTTGACCTGGAAGTCGTAGTAGTCCTCCGCGTCCAGCGCGGCGAACACCTCGCCCTTCCACTCCCGCTCCAGGTGCGTGACCGCGGTGGAGGCGGCGTCGCCGGCGTCGTTCCAGCCCTCGAACGCGGCCACCATGACTGGGTCGACCAGCTCGGGAACCCCCTCCAGCTCGATCACCCAGCGCCTCCTTCCGGCCGGGGCGGAGCCCTTCCGCTCCGCCCCGGCACCCGTGCCGTACCTGCCGTCGCCTGCCGCTGACAGCTCTCCACCCGCTGCTGCCAGCTCTTTCGTGCGGGCCCCAGCCTACGGCGTGACGGTGCCCCGACCGCAGCCCCCGCACGCCTCCAGATCGGTGCTGCATACCTCTGGACGTCGCGGTCGCGGCAGGGCTATACATCGGACCTATGAACAGAGGTCCGATGT
This sequence is a window from Streptomyces sp. NBC_01775. Protein-coding genes within it:
- a CDS encoding histidine phosphatase family protein is translated as MPTLILVRHGRSTANTSGLLAGRTPGVMLDEQGQRQAGALPERLAQLPLVAAVSSPLHRCQETLAPLTAARPEVPLHTDERITECDYGEWSGRKLAELNGEPLMETVQRHPSAAVFPGGESMRAMQARAVEAVRDWNARIEDRHGADAVYAMCSHGDIIKSIVADALGMHLDLFQRISVGPCSATVITYTPLRPFLLRLGDTGELASLAPPERGDSDEGADAAAGPGDGRATVGGSA
- a CDS encoding DUF3090 domain-containing protein is translated as MSRQVFLYDPPDRFIAGTVGLPGRRTFFLQASAGGRTTSVALEKAQVEALAERIDELLDEVVRRSGGSAPVPAVAPSEVDDTDPLESPVEEEFRVGTMALAWDGEGERMVVEAQAVVELEPDADEDLADAEERLLQDDENGPPMLRVRISGSMARSFAKRAMEVVNAGRPPCPLCSLPLDPEGHVCPRQNGYRRGE
- a CDS encoding SCO1664 family protein, whose amino-acid sequence is MSAPERIPPRRMSGTSLAAEATRVLLAEGTLTVLGQITEASNAVLYGTVEHEGRTLPCVYKPVAGERPLWDFPDGNLARREVAAYEVSRALGWPLIPATVLREGPHGEGMCQAWVGDPPDAPQERDAPDEGEKGAPGEEPEPLLALVEGEEPGEGWKAVGFADVGGGRTALLVHADDSRLRRLAVLDAVINNGDRKGGHLLPLPDGQLYAIDHGVTFHVDDKLRTLLWGWAGEELTDEAAEALRELSAALAPGPPPGDASQAGPLALRLSELLTGAEVEAVRKRVEAMLSSGRHPLPSGDWPAIPWPPV
- the mshC gene encoding cysteine--1-D-myo-inosityl 2-amino-2-deoxy-alpha-D-glucopyranoside ligase — protein: MYAWPATEVPVLPGQGRDLDIHDTATGGRVTLAPGPVARIYVCGITPYDATHLGHAATYNAFDLVQRVWLDTKRQVHYIQNVTDVDDPLLERAVATGMDWTALAERETALFREDMTALRMLPPQHYVGAVESIPKIVPLVERLRDMGAAYELEGDVYFSVEADAHFGEVSRYDAETMRLLSAERGGDPERPGKKNPLDPKLWTAAREGEPHWDGASLGPGRPGWHIECVAIALEHLGMGFDVQGGGSDLAFPHHEMGASHAQALTGEFPFARTYVHAGMVALDGEKMSKSKGNLVFVSQLRRDGVDPAAIRLALLANHYRADWEYTEEVLDEAKARLGRWRAAVSRPDGPAAEGMLEEVRAALADDLDSPSALAAVDRWAQEQASRGGTDEGAPGLVSRTADALLGVAL
- a CDS encoding PAC2 family protein; translated protein: MIELEGVPELVDPVMVAAFEGWNDAGDAASTAVTHLEREWKGEVFAALDAEDYYDFQVNRPQVWLDGGVRKVTWPTTRLSVVRVDDADGKGRQRDLVLVRGIEPSMRWRSFCNEILGFAHELGVELVVVMGALLGDTPHTRPVPVTGVTSDPDLARTMNLEESSYEGPTGIVGILQEACTHAGVPAASLWAAVPHYVSQPPNPKATLALLNRLEDLLGVRIPMGELPEDARAWQLGVDQLAAEDSEVAEYVQSLEEARDTAELPEASGEAIAKEFERYLRRRDGSAEQGGPAAGTPSFLKDPSQQAPPPKPTGEPPMPDSSDQSSGGPEEAQTESAPKDGGPADGSPADGSSTGEGSADEEAEGSQDTGSSQAQDNAEGPDAEASEDSGEREDDGPGSRGPGGPASPSDGA